In a single window of the Centropristis striata isolate RG_2023a ecotype Rhode Island chromosome 18, C.striata_1.0, whole genome shotgun sequence genome:
- the rsph3 gene encoding radial spoke head protein 3 homolog translates to MAVASGSKTDESGYYIFSSRPRVVEVRSKKREPPAEKPNSHYGNMSYDRRIVRGNTYAQRIIPTTAQPDPYEIQRQQELRRRAIARKQAREQFRLQTPDAVQGRKHTEVQTELYLEELSDVIAATDVQCQTEAFLDRPATPLFIPAKSGKDVETQIEEGELFDFDTEVQPILEYLVGKVMEQSLEEVREEEELACLKAQIWSNKVLRDQELAEAQRLQEQERRHTEEKERRISQEKEVLKNEREVAEKIAARAFTQEYLADLLPSCFNSLRINGYFYDPVEKDIETHFFPWLMEEVHNNLEKRYTARALLDNIILDVAEKRLDMFKEPETQ, encoded by the exons ATGGCGGTTGCTTCAGGCAGCAAGACAGATGAGAGCGGATATTACATCTTCTCAAGTCGCCCCAGAGTGGTTGAGGTGCGCTCCAAGAAAAGAGAGCCTCCGGCTGAGAA ACCAAACAGTCATTATGGAAACATGAGCTATGACCGCCGCATTGTGAGAGGAAACACATATGCCCAACGCATCATACCCACT aCCGCTCAGCCAGACCCTTATGAAATACAAAGACAGCAGGAGCTCAGAAGGAGAGCCATTGCTCGAAAACAAGCCAGAGAGCAGTTCAGACTGCAGACTCCTGATGCCGTGCAGGGCAGAAAACACACTGAGGTGCAGACAG AGCTTTATCTGGAAGAATTAAGTGATGTTATAGCGGCTACAGATGTCCAGTGCCAGACTGAAGCTTTCCTCGACAGACCAGCAACCCCACTCTTCATTCCTGCAAAATCTGGCAAAGATGTTGAAACACAGATAGAGGAGGGAGAG TTGTTTGACTTTGACACAGAGGTGCAGCCAATCTTGGAGTACCTGGTGGGTAAGGTGATGGAACAGTCTctggaggaggtgagggaggaggaggagctggccTGTCTGAAGGCGCAGATTTGGTCCAACAAGGTGCTCCGAGACCAGGAGCTGGCAGAGGCGCAGCGGCTTCAGGAGCAGGAGAGACGCCACACTGAGGAGAAA GAGCGTAGAATTTCCCAGGAGAAGGAGGTGCTGAAGAATGAGCGAGAGGTTGCAGAGAAGATTGCTGCCCGGGCGTTCACACAGGAGTACCTGGCTGACCTGCTTCCTTCATGTTTCAACTCACTGAGAATCAACGGCTATTTTTATGACCCCGTGGAGAAAG ATATTGAGACTCATTTCTTCCCGTGGCTGATGGAAGAGGTTCACAACAATTTGGAGAAGAGATACACAGCAAGAGCGCTGCTGGACA aTATCATCCTTGATGTCGCCGAAAAGAGACTGGACATGTTCAAAGAGCCAGAGACTCAGTGA